The Pyxidicoccus sp. MSG2 DNA segment CCATACCACCGAGGAGCAACCGCATGATGGAATTCCACACGGGCCGCCTGTTCGACCACGTCCACTTCCGCGTGAAGGACTTCGAGGCGAGCAAGCGCTTCTACCGCGCGGTGATGGCCGTGCTCGGCATCCCCGTTTCCGACGACAACGAGCGCGTCTTCTCTGTCGACGAGCTCTACATCTCCCCCCTGGAGGCGGGCACCCCGCCCTCAGGGCACGGCATCCACCTGGCCTTCCAGGCGAAGGACCGCGAGACGGTGCACCGCTTCCACGCGGCGGCGCTCGCGGCGGGCGGCCGCGACCACGGCGCCCCCGGCCTGCGCCACTACCACGCGAACTACTACGCCGCCTTCGTGCTGGACCCGGACGGCAACAACGTCGAGGCCGTGTTCCAGGGCCCGACGCGTCGCTCCGCGGACTCCGTGCTCATTTCCCCCGCTGACTGACGGCCCTGTTTCCCGCTGGCACTTCCACCCGTGAAGAGGTCGACGCTTCGGCGCGCCCGGCGTCCAGACCTGGACGTGTCGGGTGCGCGCTGACGCAGCGGTGACATGCAGTGACTACCCACAGGCCATGGCTGCGTCTCCGCGAGGCATCGAAGTGCTGGTGATGGAAGAGTCCGTGAAGCCCCGGCTGCGGGGCCTCTCGCACCTGCTCGCGGCAGGGGTGGCGCTCTACGGCTGCATCCGGCTGGCGCTGGCACCGGCGCAGGGGGCCCAGTACGCCGCCGCCCTGGTGTTCGGTATCAGCCTGGTCCTGATGTTCGGCGTCAGCGGCACGTACCACTGGCCCACCTGGAGCCCCGCCGCCTACGCGCGCCTGCGGCGGTGCGACCACGCATCCATCTACTTCCTCATCGCGGGCAGCTTCACCCCCATGGCCGCGCTGGAGACCCGGAGCGGCTGGAGCACGCCGCTGCTCTTCCTGATGTGGGGCTGCGCGCTCACCGGCGCGACGCTCGCGCTGCTGGGCATCTCCGCGTCACGGGGCCTGCGCTCCGCGCTCTACGTCGCGCTGGGCCTGCTGGCCGCCCCGGTGGTGGCGCAACTGCCGGCCGTCATCGGCCCGACACGCGTCGCGGGGCTCGTCCTCGGGGGCGTGCTCTATGCGCTGGGCGCGGTGGTCTACGCGAAGCGCTGGCCGGACCCGAAGCCCACCGTCTTCGGCTACCACGAGGTGTTCCACCTCATGGTCATCGCCGCGGCCGCCGTGCACTACGGCGTCCTCACCAGCTTCCTCTGGAGCCGCTGAGGCGAAGCCTACAGCGCGCGCACCATCACCGCGGGCAGGCCCGGCACCTTGAGGTACTCCACGCGCACGGAGCGCACGGCCACCTGCGGCCAGCCCGGCTGCGCGAGCGCCGCCAGCACCTCCGTCACCGGATACTGGAAGGACTCGACGTGGGTGGGGCCGGCCATGGGCTCCAGGCCCCACGCGAGGGAAATCCGCAGCCGCTCGCAGCGGGCCAAGTCCGCCAGGTACGGAGGCAGCGTCCCGCGCGGGGCCGCCTCCAGGTAGCGGCAGAAGGCGATGGCCTC contains these protein-coding regions:
- a CDS encoding VOC family protein, which produces MMEFHTGRLFDHVHFRVKDFEASKRFYRAVMAVLGIPVSDDNERVFSVDELYISPLEAGTPPSGHGIHLAFQAKDRETVHRFHAAALAAGGRDHGAPGLRHYHANYYAAFVLDPDGNNVEAVFQGPTRRSADSVLISPAD
- the trhA gene encoding PAQR family membrane homeostasis protein TrhA, translating into MAASPRGIEVLVMEESVKPRLRGLSHLLAAGVALYGCIRLALAPAQGAQYAAALVFGISLVLMFGVSGTYHWPTWSPAAYARLRRCDHASIYFLIAGSFTPMAALETRSGWSTPLLFLMWGCALTGATLALLGISASRGLRSALYVALGLLAAPVVAQLPAVIGPTRVAGLVLGGVLYALGAVVYAKRWPDPKPTVFGYHEVFHLMVIAAAAVHYGVLTSFLWSR